In Rhododendron vialii isolate Sample 1 chromosome 9a, ASM3025357v1, the following are encoded in one genomic region:
- the LOC131299773 gene encoding uncharacterized protein LOC131299773, which translates to MERGMRDFVAFCNSMELFDIPMIGRKYTWTNYQDHAILSRLDIFLLSQQWLDSFKVLQWGLHRPISDHCPILLIDDGRDWGPRPFKFMDIWLSNPRCIAIAKETWENTQVGGWAGHIILQKFRAIRNKLKVWNKEEFGDINTALQKKETELHQFDLVVEERELSTEEKALRCKAKTDFWRISRLAETMWRQKSRLNWMKLGDKNTRYFQAIANNRFRRNMVGSVLVNGRVLEEPLEIKAAAVEHFSNNFQEERRIRAVLEIFFEEGEILAAVKDCGSLKASGPDGFNFSFVKKGWGFMKDLVLQFFTEFHANCRLARGINSTFVTLIPNVDCPRSFKEFRPISMVGWVYKLKRARELNIIVGARIGSNGANGIAVSHLQFADDTIIFCKNDREELANIKRILRCFQLKSGLKINFSKSSLCGIKVNHQIVTSLARIMGCKVDHLPIKYLGLSLGANPNRIKTWDPVVERMEKRLSVWRRRFNTTGGRLTLTNSSLSSLPIYFLSIFKMPVSVAKVIEKIQR; encoded by the exons ATGGAGAGGGGAATGAGGGATTTTGTGGCCTTTTGTAACTCTATGGAGCTATTTGACATTCCAATGATTGGGAGGAAGTATACCTGGACAAACTACCAAGACCACGCTATCCTTAGTCGTCTGGACATATTTTTACTCTCCCAACAATGGTTGGATAGCTTCAAAGTTCTTCAGTGGGGACTCCATAGGCCCATCTCTGACCATTGTCCCATTTTACTGATAGATGATGGTAGAGATTGGGGACCTAGACCTTTTAAATTCATGGATATCTGGCTATCGAATCCGAGGTGTATAGCTATAGCCAAGGAAACATGGGAGAATACTCAGGTGGGAGGTTGGGCTGGTCATATTATTCTGCAGAAATTCAGAGCTATTAGAAACAAGCTCAAGGTGTGGAATAAAGAGGAATTTGGGGATATAAATACAGCGCTACAGAAGAAGGAAACTGAGCTGCACCAATTTGATCTAGTAGTGGAGGAAAGGGAACTTAGCACTGAGGAGAAAGCCTTGCGATGTAAGGCTAAAACTGATTTCTGGAGAATCTCTCGACTGGCTGAAACTATGTGGAGACAAAAATCGAGGCTGAATTGGATGAAATTGGGTGACAAAAATACGAGGTATTTTCAAGCCATTGCAAATAATAGGTTTCGGAGGAATATGGTGGGTTCGGTTTTGGTGAATGGCAGAGTACTAGAAGAACCGTTGGAAATTAAGGCTGCTGCCGTTGAGCATTTTAGCAATAATTTTCAAGAAGAGCGAAGGATCAGAGCAGTG cttgaaattttttttgaggaagGGGAGATCCTTGCAGCAGTAAAGGATTGTGGTAGTCTTAAGGCTTCGGGCCCGGACGGTTTcaatttttcgtttgtaaaaaAAGGCTGGGGTTTTATGAAGGATCTGGTATTGCAATTCTTTACTGAATTCCATGCTAACTGCAGGCTCGCTAGAGGAATTAATTCAACCTTTGTAACTCTGATTCCAAATGTTGATTGCCCTAGATCTTTCAAAGAGTTTAGGCCCATTAGTATGGTGGGATGGGTTTACAAG TTAAAAAGAGCGAGGGAGCTGAACATCATTGTTGGAGCAAGAATTGGATCGAATGGGGCTAACGGGATTGCTGTTTCTCACCTTCAATTTGCTGATGATACgattattttttgcaagaatgATAGGGAGGAGTTGGCGAACATTAAAAGAATTCTTCGCTGCTTCCAACTCAAGTCGGGTCTGAAGATAAACTTTTCCAAAAGTTCTTTGTGTGGTATTAAAGTGAATCATCAGATTGTAACATCCCTGGCCAGGATTATGGGATGCAAAGTTGACCATTTGCCAATCAAATATTTAGGCTTATCGTTGGGTGCTAATCCGAACAGAATCAAAACTTGGGATCCAGTAGTGGAAAGAATGGAGAAAAGGCTTAGTGTCTGGCGTAGGAGATTCAACACCACAGGGGGTAGACTCACTCTCACGAATTCTTCTCTTAGCAGCCTGCCTATTTACTTCTTGTCCATATTCAAAATGCCGGTATCAGTTGCAAAGGTGATAGAAAAGATCCAGCGATAA